A region of Kribbella sp. NBC_01245 DNA encodes the following proteins:
- a CDS encoding ROK family protein: protein MTTTQTADQSDVRATNLAAVLSHLRAHAPCSRAAIASGTGLNKATITSLIGDLIDRRLVRETQQTQNHVGRPATLLVLDGSAFAAIGLEVSARGLTVAAFDSAGGQLLRWHRAVPAPDAPPAKMVAAIAALARRAVSTVRNSGRQVLGLTVGVPGLVSTDGSVVVAAGLGWHDVHLQDDLIQALANPPYPVTVDNDGNLAALAEHRYGPHAGAADLIHLTGETGIGAGVICDGRPLRGHLGYVGEVGHIQVAPNGPFCGCGRRGCLEAVASIPAILDRVSPLGDQPDPDMEARLDELVRRAEADEPAVTKVLLEVGSQLGQGISVLVNVLNPGLVVLGGSYATLARWLAGPIDKELRERSIAPDAGGCVVTASTFGADATAVGAVARSLDQLDAGRLPTL from the coding sequence GCCGTGCTGAGCCATCTGCGCGCGCACGCCCCCTGTTCGCGGGCCGCCATCGCGTCCGGCACCGGCTTGAACAAGGCCACCATCACGAGCCTCATCGGCGACCTGATCGACCGCCGGCTGGTGCGCGAGACCCAGCAGACGCAGAACCACGTCGGCCGTCCGGCCACCCTGCTGGTCCTCGACGGTTCGGCCTTCGCCGCGATTGGTCTGGAGGTGAGCGCCCGCGGTCTGACCGTTGCGGCGTTCGACTCGGCCGGTGGGCAGTTGCTGCGCTGGCACCGAGCCGTGCCGGCACCCGACGCACCGCCGGCCAAGATGGTGGCCGCGATCGCCGCGCTGGCCCGGCGTGCCGTCAGCACCGTGCGCAATTCCGGCCGCCAGGTCCTCGGCCTGACCGTCGGCGTACCTGGTCTGGTCAGTACGGACGGCTCCGTGGTCGTCGCGGCCGGCCTCGGCTGGCATGACGTCCACCTCCAGGACGACCTGATCCAGGCACTGGCCAACCCGCCGTACCCGGTGACCGTGGACAACGACGGCAACCTGGCCGCACTGGCCGAGCATCGCTACGGGCCGCACGCCGGAGCCGCCGATCTGATCCATCTGACCGGTGAAACGGGCATCGGCGCGGGCGTCATCTGCGACGGCCGCCCGCTGCGCGGACATCTGGGGTACGTCGGCGAGGTCGGCCACATCCAGGTCGCGCCGAACGGGCCGTTCTGCGGTTGTGGCCGGCGCGGTTGCCTGGAGGCGGTCGCGAGTATTCCGGCCATCCTGGACCGCGTTTCGCCACTCGGAGACCAGCCCGATCCGGACATGGAAGCCCGGCTCGACGAGTTGGTACGCCGCGCGGAGGCGGACGAGCCTGCCGTCACCAAGGTCCTGCTCGAGGTCGGCAGTCAGCTGGGTCAGGGCATCTCGGTGTTGGTGAACGTGCTCAATCCCGGCCTGGTGGTGCTCGGTGGCTCCTACGCCACCCTGGCCCGTTGGCTTGCGGGTCCCATCGACAAGGAGCTGCGGGAGCGTTCGATCGCGCCTGATGCCGGTGGTTGCGTGGTGACCGCGTCCACCTTCGGAGCGGACGCGACGGCCGTCGGCGCGGTGGCCCGCTCGCTCGACCAGCTCGACGCCGGCCGGTTGCCCACGCTCTGA